In the genome of Xanthomonas translucens pv. cerealis, one region contains:
- the fabG gene encoding 3-oxoacyl-ACP reductase FabG, producing the protein MSKPLQGDVALVTGASRGIGAAIADTLAAQGATVIGTATSASGAQAIGERLAAHGGHGRALDVTDPAAVEALIEAIGKEFGAVSILVNNAGITRDNLLMRMKEEDWQAIIDTNLTSVFRTSKAVLRGMMKARKGRIVNIASVVGVTGNPGQANYAAAKAGIIAFSKSMAKEIGSRGITVNVVAPGFIDTDMTKALPEAQRNALLEQIALGQLGQPADIANAVAFLVGPGAGYITGETLHVNGGMYMP; encoded by the coding sequence ATGAGCAAGCCATTGCAGGGCGACGTCGCCCTCGTCACCGGCGCCAGTCGCGGCATCGGCGCGGCCATTGCCGACACACTGGCCGCGCAGGGCGCCACCGTCATCGGCACCGCGACCTCCGCCTCCGGCGCGCAGGCGATCGGCGAGCGGCTGGCCGCCCACGGCGGCCACGGCCGCGCGCTGGACGTTACCGACCCGGCCGCGGTCGAGGCACTGATCGAGGCGATCGGCAAGGAATTCGGCGCGGTCTCGATCCTGGTCAACAACGCCGGCATCACCCGCGACAACCTGCTGATGCGGATGAAGGAAGAGGACTGGCAGGCGATCATCGACACCAACCTGACCAGCGTGTTCCGCACCTCCAAGGCGGTGTTGCGCGGCATGATGAAGGCGCGCAAGGGCCGTATCGTCAACATTGCCTCGGTGGTCGGCGTGACCGGCAATCCGGGCCAGGCCAACTACGCCGCGGCCAAGGCCGGGATCATCGCCTTCTCCAAGTCGATGGCCAAGGAAATCGGTTCGCGCGGCATCACCGTCAACGTGGTCGCGCCGGGCTTCATCGACACCGACATGACCAAGGCGCTGCCCGAGGCGCAGCGCAACGCGCTTCTGGAGCAGATCGCGCTGGGCCAGCTCGGGCAGCCGGCCGACATCGCCAACGCGGTGGCGTTTCTGGTCGGCCCCGGCGCCGGCTACATCACCGGAGAGACCCTGCATGTGAACGGCGGGATGTACATGCCGTAA
- a CDS encoding beta-ketoacyl-ACP synthase III, whose amino-acid sequence MSKRIYSRIAGTGSYLPEKVLTNDDLSHMVDTSDEWIRSRTGIRERHIAAPGQTAGDLGYEAALKAIEAAGIEVAALDMIVVGTTTPDLIFPSTACLIQARLGAVGCAALDVNAACSGFLYALSVADKFIRCGDARTVLVIGTETLSRIVDWTERTTCVLFGDGAGAVVLRADADVGILSTHLHADGSKKELLWNPVGIATGLGDGTGDASAGGIQMKGSEVFKYAVKALDAVVDETLHANGLNKGDLDWLIPHQANLRIIEATAKRLELSMEQVVVTVDMHGNTSSASVPMALDVAVRSGRVQRGQLLLLEAFGGGFTWGSALLRY is encoded by the coding sequence ATGAGCAAGCGGATCTATTCCAGGATCGCGGGCACCGGCAGCTATTTGCCTGAAAAAGTGTTGACCAACGACGATCTGTCGCACATGGTCGATACCAGCGACGAATGGATCCGTAGCCGTACCGGCATCCGCGAGCGGCACATCGCCGCGCCTGGCCAGACCGCCGGCGATCTGGGCTACGAAGCCGCGCTGAAGGCGATCGAGGCCGCCGGCATCGAAGTCGCCGCGCTGGACATGATCGTCGTCGGCACCACCACCCCAGACCTGATTTTCCCATCCACCGCCTGCCTGATCCAGGCGCGGCTGGGGGCGGTCGGTTGCGCCGCGCTGGACGTCAACGCCGCCTGCTCGGGCTTCCTCTACGCGCTCAGCGTGGCCGACAAGTTCATCCGCTGCGGCGACGCCAGGACCGTGCTGGTGATCGGCACCGAGACCCTCAGCCGCATCGTCGACTGGACCGAGCGCACCACTTGCGTGCTGTTCGGCGACGGTGCCGGCGCGGTGGTCCTGCGCGCCGATGCCGACGTCGGCATCCTCAGCACCCATTTGCATGCCGACGGCAGCAAGAAGGAATTGCTGTGGAATCCGGTCGGCATCGCCACCGGGCTCGGCGACGGCACCGGCGACGCTTCTGCCGGCGGCATCCAGATGAAGGGCAGCGAGGTGTTCAAGTACGCGGTCAAGGCGCTGGACGCGGTGGTCGACGAGACCCTCCACGCCAACGGCCTGAACAAGGGCGACCTGGACTGGCTGATCCCGCATCAGGCCAACCTGCGCATCATCGAAGCCACCGCCAAGCGCCTGGAGCTGTCGATGGAGCAGGTGGTGGTGACGGTGGATATGCACGGCAACACCTCGTCCGCCTCGGTGCCCATGGCGCTGGACGTGGCGGTGCGTTCCGGCCGCGTGCAGCGCGGCCAGCTACTGTTGCTGGAAGCCTTCGGCGGCGGCTTCACCTGGGGCTCGGCGCTGCTGCGCTACTGA
- a CDS encoding type II toxin-antitoxin system Phd/YefM family antitoxin: MDTITYSAARAALADTMERVVNNHEPVIITRSREQSVVMLSLEDYKAMEETAYLLRSPKSAQRLLESIAQLEAGRGKARDLAE; encoded by the coding sequence ATGGACACCATCACCTATAGCGCTGCACGCGCTGCCCTTGCGGACACCATGGAGCGCGTGGTCAACAACCACGAGCCGGTGATCATCACCCGCAGCCGCGAGCAATCCGTGGTCATGCTGTCGCTTGAAGACTACAAGGCGATGGAGGAAACCGCCTACCTGCTGCGCAGTCCGAAGAGCGCGCAGCGCCTGCTGGAATCCATCGCCCAGCTCGAGGCCGGTCGCGGCAAGGCACGGGACCTGGCCGAGTGA
- the acpP gene encoding acyl carrier protein — MSTIEERVKKIVVEQLGVKEEEVTNSASFVDDLGADSLDTVELVMALEEEFECEIPDEEAEKITSVQQAIDYVKSHVKS, encoded by the coding sequence ATGAGCACCATCGAAGAACGCGTCAAGAAAATCGTCGTCGAACAACTCGGCGTCAAGGAAGAAGAAGTCACCAACAGCGCATCGTTCGTCGATGACCTCGGTGCCGACTCGCTGGACACCGTCGAGCTGGTGATGGCGCTGGAAGAAGAGTTCGAGTGCGAGATTCCGGACGAAGAAGCCGAGAAGATCACCTCGGTGCAGCAGGCCATCGACTACGTCAAGTCGCACGTCAAGAGCTGA
- the tmk gene encoding dTMP kinase: MSEAVLRHHRFVSLEGGEGAGKTTAINAIRDWLQAQGHEVLLTREPGGTPLAERIRELLLNNAPALQPAEPLAAETELLLVFAARAQHVREVIRPALQRGAYVVSDRFTDSSYAYQGEGRGLDLAWIADLERRAVGLQPGLTLLLDLDVQIGRARTSGRDLWPDRIESEQDDFFQRVRAGFRQRAAQDPQRFRTIDASQPPQAVAQDVAAALAAWVQQERTP; this comes from the coding sequence ATGAGCGAGGCCGTGCTGCGCCACCATCGCTTCGTCAGCCTGGAAGGCGGCGAGGGCGCCGGCAAGACCACCGCGATCAACGCGATCCGCGACTGGCTGCAGGCGCAGGGCCACGAGGTGCTGCTGACCCGCGAGCCCGGCGGCACCCCGCTGGCCGAACGCATCCGCGAGCTGCTGCTCAACAACGCGCCGGCGCTGCAGCCGGCCGAGCCGCTGGCCGCCGAGACCGAACTGCTGCTGGTGTTCGCCGCGCGCGCCCAGCACGTGCGCGAGGTGATCCGCCCGGCGCTGCAGCGCGGCGCCTACGTGGTCAGCGACCGCTTCACCGATTCCAGCTACGCCTACCAGGGCGAGGGCCGCGGCCTGGACCTCGCCTGGATCGCCGACCTGGAACGGCGCGCGGTCGGCCTGCAGCCGGGCCTGACCCTGCTGCTGGACCTGGACGTGCAGATCGGCCGCGCCCGCACCAGCGGCCGCGACCTGTGGCCGGACCGGATCGAGAGCGAGCAGGACGATTTCTTCCAGCGCGTGCGCGCCGGCTTCCGCCAGCGCGCCGCGCAGGACCCGCAGCGCTTCCGCACCATCGACGCCAGCCAGCCGCCGCAGGCGGTGGCACAGGACGTGGCCGCCGCGCTGGCCGCCTGGGTGCAGCAGGAGCGCACGCCGTGA
- the fabD gene encoding ACP S-malonyltransferase — translation MTDSTLAFVFPGQGSQSLGMLSELSELHPQLRDSFVEASDGAGVDLWALTQGGPEEMLNRTEYTQPALLAASVALWRLWLAQGGARPALLAGHSLGEYSALVAAGALSLRDGAHLVRLRGQLMQDAAPAGVGAMAAVIGAEDALVEEVCAQAAGSQVLVAANYNAPGQVVIGGDAAAVERALALLAERGVRKTVKLAVSVPSHTPLMREAANRLAEAMRGMAWHAPQLPVVQNVDAQVHDGVDAIRQALVEQLYLPVRWTGCVQALAARGATRVAECGPGKVLTGLIKRIDKSLDGRALATPADFASALETWAA, via the coding sequence GTGACCGATTCCACACTCGCCTTCGTGTTCCCCGGCCAGGGCTCGCAATCGCTGGGCATGCTGTCCGAACTGTCCGAACTGCACCCGCAGCTGCGCGACAGCTTCGTCGAGGCCTCCGACGGCGCCGGCGTCGATCTGTGGGCGCTGACCCAGGGCGGCCCCGAGGAAATGCTCAACCGCACCGAATACACCCAGCCGGCGCTGCTGGCGGCGAGCGTGGCGCTGTGGCGGTTGTGGCTGGCCCAGGGCGGCGCGCGTCCGGCGCTGCTGGCCGGGCACAGCCTGGGCGAATACAGTGCGCTGGTCGCGGCCGGCGCGCTGTCGCTGCGCGACGGCGCCCACCTGGTGCGCCTGCGCGGCCAGCTGATGCAGGACGCGGCCCCGGCCGGGGTCGGCGCGATGGCCGCGGTGATCGGCGCCGAGGACGCGCTGGTCGAGGAGGTCTGCGCGCAGGCTGCCGGCAGCCAGGTGCTGGTCGCGGCCAACTACAACGCGCCTGGCCAGGTGGTGATCGGCGGCGACGCGGCGGCGGTCGAGCGCGCGCTGGCGCTGTTGGCCGAGCGCGGCGTGCGCAAGACGGTGAAGCTGGCGGTCAGCGTGCCCTCGCATACGCCGCTGATGCGCGAGGCGGCCAACCGCCTGGCCGAGGCGATGCGCGGCATGGCCTGGCACGCGCCGCAGCTGCCAGTGGTGCAGAACGTGGATGCGCAGGTGCACGACGGCGTCGATGCGATCCGCCAGGCGCTGGTCGAGCAGTTGTACCTGCCGGTGCGTTGGACCGGCTGCGTGCAGGCGCTGGCCGCGCGCGGCGCCACCCGCGTGGCCGAATGCGGCCCGGGCAAGGTGCTGACCGGGCTGATCAAGCGCATCGACAAGTCGCTGGACGGTCGCGCGCTCGCGACCCCGGCCGACTTCGCCAGCGCGCTCGAGACCTGGGCGGCCTGA
- a CDS encoding PilZ domain-containing protein, with product MSATSGRQGILSLAVKDKPALYNAYMPFVKNGGIFVPTPKRYFLGDEVFLLLTLPDSSERLPVAGKVIWVTPMGAQGNRTAGIGVQLPDNSEGETIRNKIETQLAGTLNADKPTQTM from the coding sequence ATGAGTGCGACGAGCGGACGTCAGGGCATCCTGTCGCTGGCGGTGAAGGACAAGCCAGCGCTGTACAACGCGTACATGCCGTTCGTGAAGAACGGCGGCATCTTCGTGCCCACGCCCAAGCGCTACTTCCTGGGCGACGAAGTGTTCCTGCTGCTGACCCTGCCCGATTCCAGCGAGCGCCTGCCGGTGGCCGGCAAGGTGATCTGGGTGACCCCGATGGGCGCCCAGGGCAACCGCACCGCCGGCATCGGCGTGCAGCTGCCGGACAACAGCGAAGGCGAGACCATCCGCAACAAGATCGAGACCCAGCTGGCCGGCACGCTCAACGCCGACAAACCGACCCAGACCATGTAG
- a CDS encoding Txe/YoeB family addiction module toxin: protein MTLQFSDNAWEDYLYWQQTDKKMLKRVNDLIKAIQRDPFQGVGKPEPLRHALAGYWSRRINDEHRIVYKVEAGVLLIAQVRYHYV, encoded by the coding sequence GTGACGCTTCAGTTCTCGGACAATGCCTGGGAGGACTACCTCTACTGGCAGCAAACCGACAAGAAGATGCTCAAGCGCGTCAACGATCTGATCAAAGCCATCCAACGCGATCCCTTCCAGGGCGTCGGCAAGCCAGAACCGCTGCGCCATGCGTTGGCCGGCTATTGGTCGCGGCGCATCAACGACGAACATCGCATCGTGTACAAGGTCGAGGCTGGCGTCCTGCTGATCGCGCAGGTGCGCTACCACTACGTGTAG
- the rpmF gene encoding 50S ribosomal protein L32: MAVQKSRVTPSRRGQRRSHDALSAKQLSTDPTSGEIHLRHHITADGYYRGKKVIATKTSQVEED; the protein is encoded by the coding sequence ATGGCTGTGCAGAAATCCCGTGTCACCCCGTCCCGCCGCGGCCAGCGCCGTTCGCACGACGCCCTCAGCGCCAAGCAGCTGTCGACCGACCCGACCAGCGGCGAGATCCACCTGCGCCACCACATCACCGCCGACGGTTACTACCGCGGCAAGAAGGTGATCGCCACCAAGACCTCGCAGGTCGAAGAAGATTGA
- the fabF gene encoding beta-ketoacyl-ACP synthase II, protein MSRRVVVTGMGLVSPLGNDLASSWDGIVNGRSGIGPTTQIDASQFTTRIAGEIKDFDPTKFMSAKDVKKMDSFIHYGVGASFMALDDSGLVIDDSNAERIGAILGSGIGGLFGIEEQTIKFHEGGARKISPFYVPSTIINMLPGQVSLIKGLKGPTFSAVSACATSNHSIGTALRMIQHGDADVMLAGGAERGSAPTSVGGFCAMKAMSTRNDDPAAASRPWDKGRDGFVLGDGAGVLVLEEYEHAKARGARIYAELVGFGASSDAFHMTAPSEDGEGAARSMLAAIKDAKLNPEQIDYLNAHGTSTPLGDLAETLAMKRALGDHAYTTMVSSTKSMTGHLLGAAGGAEAIFSVMALHTGIIPPTINLEEPSEGCDLDYVPNVAREKKIDVAMSNGFGFGGTNGTLVFRRL, encoded by the coding sequence ATGAGTCGTCGCGTCGTCGTAACCGGCATGGGCTTGGTATCGCCGTTGGGCAATGACCTGGCCAGCAGTTGGGATGGAATCGTCAACGGGCGTTCCGGCATCGGCCCGACCACGCAGATCGATGCGTCGCAGTTCACCACCAGGATCGCCGGCGAGATCAAGGATTTCGATCCGACCAAGTTCATGTCCGCCAAGGACGTCAAGAAGATGGATTCGTTCATCCACTACGGCGTCGGCGCCTCGTTCATGGCGCTGGACGATTCGGGCCTGGTGATCGACGACAGCAACGCCGAACGCATCGGCGCGATCCTCGGTTCCGGCATCGGCGGCCTGTTCGGCATCGAGGAGCAGACCATCAAATTCCACGAGGGCGGCGCGCGCAAGATCTCGCCGTTCTACGTTCCCAGCACCATCATCAACATGCTGCCGGGGCAGGTGAGCCTGATCAAGGGCCTGAAGGGTCCGACCTTCTCGGCGGTGTCGGCCTGCGCCACCTCCAACCATTCGATCGGCACCGCGCTGCGCATGATCCAGCACGGCGATGCCGACGTGATGCTGGCTGGGGGCGCCGAGCGCGGTTCCGCGCCGACCTCGGTCGGCGGTTTCTGTGCGATGAAGGCCATGTCCACCCGCAACGACGATCCCGCCGCCGCCTCGCGGCCATGGGACAAGGGCCGCGACGGCTTCGTGCTCGGCGACGGCGCCGGCGTGCTGGTGCTGGAAGAATACGAACACGCCAAGGCGCGTGGCGCGCGCATTTACGCCGAGCTGGTCGGCTTCGGCGCCAGTTCCGACGCGTTCCACATGACCGCCCCGAGTGAGGACGGCGAAGGCGCCGCGCGCAGCATGCTGGCCGCGATCAAGGACGCCAAGCTCAACCCCGAGCAGATCGATTACCTCAACGCGCACGGCACCTCCACCCCGCTGGGCGACCTGGCCGAAACCTTGGCGATGAAGCGCGCGCTCGGCGACCACGCCTACACGACCATGGTCAGCTCGACCAAGTCGATGACCGGGCACCTGCTCGGCGCGGCCGGCGGCGCCGAAGCGATCTTCTCGGTGATGGCGCTGCACACCGGCATCATTCCGCCGACGATCAACCTGGAAGAACCCAGCGAAGGCTGCGATCTGGACTACGTGCCGAACGTGGCGCGCGAGAAGAAGATCGACGTAGCGATGTCCAATGGGTTCGGCTTCGGTGGGACCAATGGGACGTTGGTGTTCAGGCGGCTTTGA
- the mltG gene encoding endolytic transglycosylase MltG — protein sequence MAWAKRGCLTLLATLLVLGLLAAAAGAWWWQGYRAFAEQPLHAVQPSVAVARGDSFSGVLRKLRAAGVEQGSNLQWQLLARQLDAAGKLKVGEYALQPALTPRELLLRMRKGQVIHYRFTIVEGWNIRQLRAALNAATPLRHVATELSDSALMARLGQPGQHPEGRFLPETYLYQREDSDLDVLQRAHAAMDKALAEAWDARASDLPLQSPEQALSLASIVEKETGLAAERPQIAGVFVRRLQQGMKLQTDPTVIYGIGSAYDGNIRKRDLETDTPYNTYTRSGLPPTPIAMPGRDALRAATNPAPGDSLYFVAVGDGSGAHVFSASYAEHSAAVARYLQRLRQARSGAAVTP from the coding sequence GTGGCTTGGGCTAAACGCGGGTGTCTGACCCTGCTGGCGACATTGCTGGTGCTTGGGCTGCTGGCCGCCGCGGCCGGTGCGTGGTGGTGGCAGGGCTATCGCGCCTTCGCCGAGCAGCCGCTGCACGCGGTGCAACCCAGCGTGGCGGTGGCGCGCGGCGATTCGTTCAGCGGCGTGCTGCGCAAGCTGCGCGCGGCCGGCGTCGAACAGGGCAGCAATCTGCAGTGGCAACTGCTGGCACGCCAGCTCGACGCAGCCGGCAAGCTCAAGGTCGGCGAATACGCGCTGCAGCCGGCGCTGACGCCGCGCGAACTGCTGCTGCGCATGCGCAAGGGCCAGGTGATCCACTACCGCTTCACCATCGTCGAAGGCTGGAACATCCGCCAGCTGCGCGCGGCGCTGAACGCGGCCACGCCGCTGCGCCACGTCGCCACCGAGCTCAGCGACAGCGCACTGATGGCCAGGCTTGGCCAGCCCGGGCAGCACCCGGAAGGCCGCTTCCTGCCGGAGACCTACCTGTACCAGCGCGAGGACAGCGATCTGGACGTGTTGCAGCGCGCCCATGCGGCGATGGACAAGGCGCTGGCCGAGGCCTGGGATGCGCGTGCCAGCGACTTGCCGCTGCAATCGCCGGAGCAGGCGCTGAGCCTGGCCTCGATCGTGGAGAAGGAAACCGGCCTGGCCGCCGAGCGCCCGCAGATCGCCGGCGTGTTCGTGCGCCGCCTGCAGCAGGGCATGAAGCTGCAGACCGACCCGACCGTGATCTACGGCATCGGCAGCGCCTACGACGGCAACATCCGCAAGCGCGACCTGGAAACCGATACGCCGTACAACACCTACACCCGCAGCGGCCTGCCGCCGACCCCGATCGCCATGCCCGGCCGCGACGCGCTGCGCGCGGCGACCAATCCGGCGCCCGGCGACAGCCTGTACTTCGTCGCGGTCGGCGACGGCAGCGGCGCGCACGTGTTTTCCGCCAGCTATGCCGAACACAGCGCGGCGGTGGCGCGCTATCTGCAGCGCTTGCGCCAGGCGCGCAGCGGCGCGGCGGTGACACCATGA
- a CDS encoding aminodeoxychorismate synthase component I has protein sequence MLRTVPLPADIDLLALHRLAPQRYPLLLESAASGTAQGRWDLLLIASGEGLRLDRDGVARDLRGAVAEGDFLAALDAHWQAERCARDEPRWPFRGGWALLLDYELAAQVEPVLQLPQAQATTPTALALRCPAALLRDHASGECVALAEIAHAGLLDAALADLQALPAAAPLPAWTAPLAIDEDPPQRFVDGVRRILDYLCAGDVFQVNLSRRWSARFAAALEPAALYAQLRRANPAPFAGLFASHGRAVVSSSPERLVSVRGDVVETRPIAGTRPRAPGDDEAARIRELVGHPKERAEHVMLIDLERNDLGRVCAPGSVEVDELMTVESYAHVHHIVSNVRGRLRAGVSPGEVIRATFPGGTITGCPKVRCMQIIAELEQTPRGAYTGAFGWLNRDGDMDLNILIRTAEVDGAQAHFRTGAGIVVDSQPERELDETRAKARGLLRALEP, from the coding sequence ATGCTGCGTACTGTTCCCCTGCCGGCCGATATAGATCTGCTGGCGCTGCACCGCCTGGCGCCGCAGCGTTATCCGTTGCTGCTGGAATCGGCGGCGTCGGGCACCGCACAGGGCCGCTGGGACCTGCTGCTGATCGCCAGCGGCGAGGGCCTGCGGCTGGACCGTGATGGCGTCGCCCGCGATCTGCGCGGTGCCGTCGCCGAAGGCGATTTCCTGGCCGCGCTGGACGCGCACTGGCAGGCCGAACGCTGCGCGCGCGACGAGCCGCGCTGGCCGTTTCGCGGCGGCTGGGCGCTGCTGCTGGATTACGAGCTGGCGGCGCAGGTCGAGCCGGTGCTGCAGTTGCCGCAGGCACAGGCGACGACGCCGACAGCGCTCGCGTTGCGCTGTCCGGCCGCGCTGCTGCGCGACCACGCCAGCGGCGAGTGCGTGGCGCTGGCGGAAATCGCGCATGCGGGGCTGCTGGACGCCGCACTCGCCGATCTGCAGGCGCTGCCCGCCGCCGCGCCGCTGCCGGCCTGGACTGCGCCGCTGGCGATCGACGAAGACCCGCCGCAGCGCTTCGTCGATGGCGTGCGCCGCATCCTCGATTACCTGTGCGCAGGCGACGTGTTCCAAGTCAACCTGTCGCGGCGCTGGTCGGCGCGTTTCGCCGCCGCCCTGGAGCCGGCCGCGCTGTACGCACAGTTGCGCCGCGCCAATCCGGCGCCGTTCGCCGGCCTGTTCGCCAGCCATGGCCGCGCCGTGGTCAGTTCCTCGCCGGAGCGGCTGGTGTCGGTACGCGGCGACGTGGTCGAGACCCGGCCGATCGCCGGCACCCGCCCGCGCGCGCCCGGCGACGACGAGGCCGCGCGCATCCGCGAGCTGGTCGGGCACCCCAAGGAACGCGCCGAGCACGTGATGTTGATCGACCTGGAGCGCAACGACCTGGGCCGGGTCTGCGCGCCGGGCAGCGTCGAGGTCGACGAGCTGATGACGGTGGAGAGCTACGCCCACGTGCACCACATCGTCAGCAACGTGCGCGGGCGGCTGCGCGCCGGGGTCAGCCCAGGCGAGGTGATCCGCGCCACCTTCCCTGGCGGCACCATCACCGGCTGTCCCAAGGTGCGCTGCATGCAGATCATCGCCGAGCTGGAACAGACCCCGCGCGGCGCCTACACCGGCGCCTTCGGTTGGCTCAACCGCGACGGCGACATGGACCTGAACATCCTGATCCGCACCGCCGAAGTCGACGGCGCACAGGCGCATTTCCGCACCGGCGCCGGCATCGTGGTCGATTCGCAGCCCGAGCGCGAACTCGACGAAACCCGGGCAAAGGCGCGCGGCCTGCTGCGCGCGCTGGAACCGTGA
- a CDS encoding DNA polymerase III subunit delta', with protein sequence MSAASTETLPFAPWQQRAYEQTVAALDAGRLGHGLLICGPDGLGKRAVALQLAAHVLGQGEPAANLRSAQLIAAGTHPDLQLISFIPNRTGDKLRTEIVIEQVREISQKLSLTPQYGIAQVVVVDPADAINRAACNALLKTLEEPQPGRYLWLISAQPARLPATIRSRCQRLEFKLPPADEAIAWLLAQEFPEKTAREALAAARGHPGLAAQWLREDGLKLRRQVAADLEQVAAGTLGTVEAAQRWSADGFAEQRLGHAADLALAQASQAGLTDPARLHKLATWFDAANRTRDLLRTTVRGDLAIAELLLAWRDGDRPVRRGAQR encoded by the coding sequence GTGAGCGCCGCTTCCACCGAAACGCTGCCCTTCGCGCCCTGGCAGCAGCGCGCCTACGAGCAGACCGTGGCCGCGCTCGACGCCGGCCGGCTCGGCCACGGACTGCTGATCTGCGGCCCCGACGGCTTGGGCAAGCGCGCGGTGGCGCTGCAGCTGGCCGCGCACGTGCTCGGCCAGGGCGAACCGGCCGCGAACCTGCGCAGCGCGCAGCTGATCGCCGCCGGCACCCATCCCGACCTGCAGCTGATCTCGTTCATTCCCAACCGCACCGGCGACAAGCTGCGCACCGAGATCGTCATCGAACAGGTGCGCGAGATCTCGCAGAAGCTGTCGCTGACTCCGCAGTACGGCATCGCCCAGGTGGTGGTGGTGGACCCGGCCGACGCGATCAACCGTGCCGCCTGCAACGCCCTGCTCAAGACCCTGGAAGAGCCGCAGCCCGGCCGCTACCTGTGGCTGATCAGCGCGCAGCCGGCGCGGCTGCCGGCGACCATCCGCAGCCGCTGCCAGCGCCTGGAATTCAAGCTGCCGCCGGCCGACGAGGCGATCGCCTGGCTGCTGGCGCAGGAGTTCCCCGAGAAGACCGCGCGCGAAGCGCTGGCCGCCGCGCGCGGCCACCCCGGCCTGGCCGCGCAGTGGCTGCGCGAGGACGGCTTGAAACTGCGCCGGCAGGTGGCTGCGGACCTGGAGCAGGTCGCCGCGGGCACGCTGGGCACGGTCGAAGCGGCGCAGCGCTGGAGCGCCGACGGCTTCGCCGAGCAGCGCCTGGGCCATGCCGCCGACCTGGCGCTGGCGCAGGCTTCGCAGGCCGGCTTGACCGACCCGGCGCGATTGCACAAGCTGGCCACCTGGTTCGACGCAGCCAATCGCACCCGCGACCTGCTGCGCACCACCGTCCGTGGCGACCTGGCCATCGCGGAACTGTTGTTGGCCTGGCGCGATGGCGATCGTCCGGTCCGGAGAGGGGCACAACGATGA
- a CDS encoding DNA-formamidopyrimidine glycosylase family protein, protein MPEGPSIVILKEEAAAFAGRKVLRVSGNSKQELARMRNRKILSLRSWGKHFLIEFDGFSLRIHFLLFGSYRINAREEATPRLSLGFAKGEELNFYACSVKFIEGALDAAYDWRADVMNPDWDAAQARRKLRLRPRTLAADALLDQDVFAGVGNIIKNEVLHRIRVHPESEVGALPPRKLAELVTQAREYSFDFYTWKKAFVLKQHYQVHTRTICPRDGHLLTYRKQLGKAQRRAFFCEHCQRRYALDASVAETP, encoded by the coding sequence ATGCCCGAAGGTCCTTCGATCGTCATCCTGAAAGAAGAGGCGGCCGCGTTCGCGGGGCGCAAGGTGTTGCGGGTGTCCGGCAACAGCAAGCAGGAGCTGGCGCGGATGCGCAACCGCAAGATCCTGTCGCTGCGCAGTTGGGGCAAGCACTTCCTGATCGAGTTCGACGGGTTCAGCCTGCGCATCCATTTCCTGCTGTTCGGCAGCTATCGGATCAATGCGCGCGAGGAGGCGACGCCGCGGCTGAGCCTGGGGTTCGCCAAGGGCGAGGAACTGAATTTCTACGCGTGTTCGGTCAAGTTCATCGAAGGCGCGCTGGACGCTGCCTACGACTGGCGCGCCGACGTGATGAACCCGGACTGGGACGCGGCGCAGGCGCGGCGCAAGTTGCGCCTGCGGCCGCGCACGCTGGCCGCCGATGCGTTGCTGGACCAGGACGTCTTCGCCGGGGTCGGCAACATCATCAAGAACGAGGTGTTGCATCGCATCCGCGTGCATCCGGAAAGCGAAGTGGGGGCGTTGCCGCCGCGCAAGCTGGCCGAGCTGGTGACGCAGGCGCGCGAGTACAGCTTCGATTTCTACACCTGGAAGAAGGCCTTCGTGCTGAAGCAGCACTACCAGGTGCATACCAGGACCATCTGTCCGCGCGACGGCCATCTGCTGACCTATCGCAAGCAACTCGGCAAGGCGCAGCGGCGCGCGTTCTTCTGCGAGCATTGCCAGCGCCGCTATGCGCTGGACGCTTCAGTTGCTGAAACGCCTTAG